One part of the Eucalyptus grandis isolate ANBG69807.140 chromosome 10, ASM1654582v1, whole genome shotgun sequence genome encodes these proteins:
- the LOC120288705 gene encoding carboxylesterase 1-like has product MAGQHPDLDPAPAVNADDYVKIVVNPDGTVTRGHHIPNTPADPDPHQPSAVRTKDVPLNPAHNTWARIYLPRPSPTRADQKLPLVVYYHGGGFVWCSPANTVHHVFCSLMAAKLGAVVVSPSYRLAPEHRLPAAYDDAIEALRWVRTTEEEWLREGVDFSRCYLLGTSAGGNIVYHVGLRLCAAAADLEPLVIRTLILHHPFFGGSKRTESEVRLFNNPTLPVNGADRVWELALPAGANRDHEYCNPTAGERSDEWEGMKKPGWRVVVVGGGGDPMIDRQRELAAKLEAKGVQVVGLFSSEGDYHGVEILEPAKAELLFDKLKGII; this is encoded by the coding sequence ATGGCTGGCCAACATCCGGATCTCGATCCAGCTCCGGCCGTCAACGCTGATGACTATGTCAAAATCGTCGTCAACCCAGACGGCACGGTCACGCGCGGCCACCACATTCCGAATACCCCCGCCGACCCCGATCCCCACCAGCCCTCCGCCGTCCGCACCAAGGACGTCCCGCTCAACCCGGCCCACAACACTTGGGCCCGGATCTACTTGCCTCGCCCGTCTCCTACCCGGGCCGACCAGAAACTGCCGCTCGTCGTGTATTACCACGGCGGCGGCTTTGTCTGGTGCTCCCCGGCCAACACGGTGCACCACGTGTTCTGCTCCCTCATGGCCGCCAAGCTCGGCGCCGTCGTCGTCTCCCCCAGCTACCGCCTCGCTCCGGAGCATCGCCTCCCCGCGGCATACGACGACGCCATAGAGGCCCTCCGCTGGGTCAGGACCACCGAGGAGGAGTGGCTTCGCGAGGGCGTTGACTTCTCGCGGTGCTACCTGTTGGGCACGAGCGCCGGGGGAAACATCGTGTACCACGTGGGCCTGCGCTTGTGTGCCGCTGCGGCCGATCTGGAGCCTCTGGTGATCAGGACCCTGATCTTGCACCATCCCTTCTTCGGCGGGTCCAAGAGGACCGAGTCGGAAGTGAGGCTGTTCAACAACCCAACCCTGCCGGTGAACGGGGCGGACCGGGTTTGGGAGCTGGCGCTGCCGGCCGGCGCTAACCGGGACCACGAGTATTGCAACCCGACAGCTGGGGAGAGATCGGATGAGTGGGAGGGGATGAAAAAGCCGGGGTGGCGGGTGGTGGTGgtaggcggcggcggagatccGATGATAGATCGGCAGAGGGAGTTGGCGGCGAAGCTGGAGGCGAAGGGCGTGCAAGTGGTGGGCCTTTTCAGCAGTGAAGGTGATTATCATGGAGTGGAGATACTGGAACCGGCTAAGGCGGAGCTGTTGTTCGACAAACTGAAAGGTATCATTTGA